The Pleuronectes platessa chromosome 10, fPlePla1.1, whole genome shotgun sequence genome contains a region encoding:
- the LOC128449335 gene encoding trypsin-1 → MMIAREQGSSPACGYKPRILVKSCHQLDHTATMRSLVFVLLIGAAFALEDDKIVGGYECTPYSQAHQVSLNSGYHFCGGSLVNENWVVSAAHCYKSRVEVRMGEHHIRVNEGTEQFISSSRVIRHPNYDSWNIDNDIMLIKLSKPATLNQYVQTVALPSSCAPAGTMCKVSGWGNTMSSSANGDKLQCLDIPILSFSDCNNAYPGMITDAMFCAGYLEGGKDSCQGDSGGPVVCNGELQGVVSWGYGCAEYGNPGVYAKVCLFNDWLESTMASY, encoded by the exons ATGATGATTGCCAGAGAGCAGGGCAGCTCACCTGCCTGTGGATATAAACCCAGGATCTTGGTGAAGTCCTGTCATCAACTCGATCACACAGCAACCATGAGGTCTCTGGTCTTCGTTCTGCTCATCGGAGCTGCTT TTGCCTTGGAGGACGACAAGATCGTCGGAGGGTATGAGTGCACGCCTTATTCCCAGGCCCATCAGGTGTCTCTGAACTCTGGCTACCACTTCTGTGGAGGCTCCCTGGTCAACGAGAACTGGGTTGTGTCTGCTGCTCACTGCTACAAGTC CCGCGTGGAGGTGCGTATGGGCGAGCACCACATCAGGGTCAATGAGGGAACCGAGCAGTTCATCAGCTCCTCCCGTGTCATCCGTCACCCCAACTACGACTCCTGGAACATCGACAACGACATCATGCTCATCAAGCTGAGCAAGCCCGCCACCCTCAACCAGTACGTGCAGACTGTGGCTCTGCCCAGCAGCTGTGCCCCCGCTGGCACCATGTGCAAAGTCTCTGGATGGGGCAACACCATGAGCTCCT CTGCTAACGGCGACAAGCTGCAGTGCCTGGACATCCCCATCCTGTCTTTCAGCGACTGTAATAACGCCTACCCTGGCATGATCACCGATGCCATGTTCTGCGCTGGATAcctggagggaggaaaggactCTTGCCAG GGTGACTCCGGTGGCCCCGTCGTGTGCAACGGTGAGCTGCAGGGTGTTGTGTCCTGGGGCTACGGATGTGCTGAGTATGGTAATCCTGGTGTCTACGCCAAG gtctGCCTCTTCAACGACTGGCTGGAGTCCACCATGGCCAGCTACTAA
- the LOC128449336 gene encoding trypsin-1-like encodes MRSLVFVLLIGAAFALEDDKIVGGYECTPHSQAHQVSLNSGYHFCGGSLVNENWVVSAAHCYKSRVEVRMGEHNLRVNEGTEQFISSARVIRHPNYSSYNINNDIMLIKLSKPATLNQNVKAVALPTSCAPAGTMCTVSGWGDTMSSTDSNRLQCLDLPILSFRDCDNSYPGMITDAMFCAGYLEGGKDSCQGDSGGPVVCNGELQGVVSWGYGCAERGNPGVYAKVCLFNDWLTSTMSSY; translated from the exons ATGAGGTCTCTTGTCTTCGTTCTGCTCATCGGAGCTGCTT TTGCCTTGGAGGACGACAAGATCGTCGGAGGGTATGAGTGCACGCCTCATTCCCAGGCCCATCAGGTGTCTCTGAACTCTGGCTACCACTTCTGTGGAGGCTCCCTGGTCAACGAGAACTGGGTTGTGTCTGCTGCTCACTGCTACAAGTC CCGCGTGGAGGTGCGTATGGGCGAGCACAACCTCAGGGTCAATGAGGGAACCGAGCAGTTCATCAGCTCCGCCCGTGTCATCCGTCACcccaactacagctcctacaaCATCAACAACGACATCATGCTCATCAAGCTGAGCAAGCCCGCCACCCTCAACCAGAATGTGAAGGCTGTGGCTCTGCCCACCAGCTGTGCCCCCGCTGGCACCATGTGCACCGTCTCTGGATGGGGAGACACCATGAGCTCCA CCGACAGTAACAGGCTGCAGTGCCTGGATCTCCCCATCCTGTCTTTCAGGGACTGTGATAACTCCTACCCTGGCATGATCACCGATGCCATGTTCTGCGCTGGATAcctggagggaggaaaggactCTTGCCAG GGTGACTCCGGTGGCCCCGTCGTGTGCAACGGTGAGCTGCAGGGTGTTGTGTCCTGGGGCTACGGATGTGCTGAGAGGGGTAATCCTGGTGTCTACGCCAAG GTCTGCCTCTTCAACGACTGGCTGACCAGCACCATGAGCAGCTATTAA
- the LOC128450069 gene encoding trypsin-1 — translation MRIARERGSSPACGYKPRILVKSCHQLDHTATMRSLVFVLLIGAAFALEDDKIVGGYECTPYSQAHQVSLNSGYHFCGGSLVNENWVVSAAHCYKSRVEVRMGEHHIRVNEGTEQFISSSRVIRHPNYDSWNIDNDIMLIKLSKPATLNQYVQTVALPSSCAPAGTMCKVSGWGNTMSSSANGDKLQCLDIPILSFSDCNNAYPGMITDAMFCAGYLEGGKDSCQGDSGGPVVCNGELQGVVSWGYGCAEYGNPGVYAKVCLFNDWLESTMASY, via the exons ATGAGGATTGCCAGAGAGCGGGGCAGCTCACCTGCCTGTGGATATAAACCCAGGATCTTGGTGAAGTCCTGTCATCAACTCGATCACACAGCAACCATGAGGTCTCTGGTCTTCGTTCTGCTCATCGGAGCTGCTT TTGCCTTGGAGGACGACAAGATCGTCGGAGGGTATGAGTGCACGCCTTATTCCCAGGCCCATCAGGTGTCTCTGAACTCTGGCTACCACTTCTGTGGAGGCTCCCTGGTCAACGAGAACTGGGTTGTGTCTGCTGCTCACTGCTACAAGTC CCGCGTGGAGGTGCGTATGGGCGAGCACCACATCAGGGTCAATGAGGGAACCGAGCAGTTCATCAGCTCCTCCCGTGTCATCCGTCACCCCAACTACGACTCCTGGAACATCGACAACGACATCATGCTCATCAAGCTGAGCAAGCCCGCCACCCTCAACCAGTACGTGCAGACTGTGGCTCTGCCCAGCAGCTGTGCCCCCGCTGGCACCATGTGCAAAGTCTCTGGATGGGGCAACACCATGAGCTCCT CTGCTAACGGCGACAAGCTGCAGTGCCTGGACATCCCCATCCTGTCTTTCAGCGACTGTAATAACGCCTACCCTGGCATGATCACCGATGCCATGTTCTGCGCTGGATAcctggagggaggaaaggactCTTGCCAG GGTGACTCCGGTGGCCCCGTCGTGTGCAACGGTGAGCTGCAGGGTGTTGTGTCCTGGGGCTACGGATGTGCTGAGTATGGTAATCCTGGTGTCTACGCCAAG gtctGCCTCTTCAACGACTGGCTGGAGTCCACCATGGCCAGCTACTAA
- the LOC128450071 gene encoding trypsin-2, whose amino-acid sequence MIGLIVLALLGAAAAAPMDDKIVGGYECTHHSQPWQVSLNIGYHYCGGSLINDRWIASAAHCWQNPYSQIAVLGDHHIWLNEGTEQYMSVDAIYWHENYDYTTLDFDIMLMRLAHPATITQYVRPVALPKACPAAGDMCTVSGWGNIYTDEVFNPFNLQCVKVPILSQEDCEGSYPGKISGRMVCAGYLEGGKDSCQGDSGGPLVCNGELHGIVSWGQGCAQPNFPGVYTKVCSLLPWINNILSTYS is encoded by the exons ATGATTGGCCTGATTGTTCTCGCGCTCCTGGGAGCTGCAG CTGCAGCCCCTATGGACGACAAGATAGTAGGCGGCTACGAGTGCACCCACCACTCCCAACCCTGGCAGGTGTCTCTCAATATCGGCTACCATTACTGTGGCGGCTCCCTCATCAACGACCGCTGGATCGCCTCCGCTGCGCACTGCTGGCAAAA CCCCTACTCCCAGATCGCAGTCTTGGGCGACCACCACATCTGGCTGAACGAGGGCACGGAGCAGTACATGTCGGTGGACGCCATCTATTGGCACGAGAACTACGACTACACCACCCTGGACTTTGACATCATGCTGATGAGGTTGGCTCACCCCGCCACCATCACCCAATACGTCAGGCCCGTCGCCCTGCCCAAAGCCTGCCCCGCGGCCGGGGACATGTGCACGGTGTCCGGATGGGGCAACATCTACACTGATGAAG TGTTCAACCCATTCAACCTCCAGTGTGTGAAAGTCCCCATTCTGTCCCAGGAGGACTGTGAAGGCTCCTACCCCGGCAAGATCAGCGGCCGCATGGTGTGCGCTGGATACCTGGAGGGCGGCAAGGACTCTTGCCAG GGGGACTCTGGTGGTCCTCTGGTGTGCAATGGCGAGCTGCATGGTATCGTCTCCTGGGGCCAGGGCTGCGCTCAGCCCAACTTCCCGGGCGTTTACACCAAAGTCTGCTCTCTGTTGCCCTGGATCAACAACATTCTCAGCACATACAGCTAG
- the cblc gene encoding E3 ubiquitin-protein ligase CBL-C isoform X2 has translation MKQTTDRNHYISDMTAAAGSSSQLPTSEDRQLVDKALKKLDKLNELCTNPRLGLRKSPPYLPDLVSETTALLTQVWEPYKGSKATGGQTPRGDEAIYLRVHVRNLLDKTDRAVLLFKEGREKIFEETSSHRRDLTKLSLLFSHMLWEMRAMFPDGSFQGDTYKLTKPEAESFWWHSCGNKCVVPWNIFKEQLRSVHMFEEGMESMALKSTIDLTCNDHISVFEFDIFTRLFQPWKSLLRNWNQLAVTHPGYMAFLTYDQVVARLEHYLHRPGSYIFRLSCTRMGQWAIGHVTTEGSIVQTIPENTPLYLALIEGFNESCYLYPDGRDVNPDLTALCEPCQRSKVIVTEEQYELYCDIGSTFQLCKICAEKDKDTRIQPCGHLLCQPCLTGWQKSVGNTCPYCRCVIRGTESILVEPYLGGRGHVQEEEEEEEEEDHEDIELVVKEMAALRKQQFSSLDYQVPSSLLWAPPLPPKNSKTPLHSSHPTNQPHTPEANMLTKHPHSGPAHGVSEARRRRKQQANRTQREEPNSSEDDDSGGLRLPMPHPLSHSVELLTEGKMSSSSQLVHSDAAWLGPSHPVKERQRRKGREERRISPRKDKLSLGEVTRTMSS, from the exons ATGAAGCAGACAACTGACAGAAATCATT ACATCAGCGACATGACGGCAGCAGCAGGTTCAAGCTCCCAGCTCCCAACAAGCGAGGACCGACAGCTGGTGGACAAGGCCCTCAAGAAACTGGACAAGCTCAACGAGCTGTGCACGAACCCCCGCCTGGGCCTGAGGAAAAGTCCGCCGTACCTGCCCGACCTGGTATCTGAGACGACAGCGCTGCTCACGCAGGTTTGGGAGCCCTACAAAGGCTCCAAGGCCACAGGCGGACAGACGCCCCGGGGAGACGAGGCCATCTACCTGAGGGTCCATGTCAGAAACCTGCTGGATAAGACAGACAGGGCCGTGCTGCTGTTCAAAGAAGGACGGGAAAAGATATTTGAGGAGACATCGAGTCACAG GAGAGACTTGACCAAACTGTCTCTGCTGTTCAGTCACATGCTGTGGGAGATGAGGGCCATGTTTCCAGATGGATCTTTTCAGGGTGACACCTACAAGTTAACCAAGCCAGAGGCCGAGAGCTTTTGGTGGCACTCGTGTGGCAACAA GTGTGTGGTTCCGTGGAACATCTTTAAAGAGCAGCTGCGGAGTGTGCATATGTTTGAGGAAGGGATGGAGTCCATGGCGCTCAAATCAACCATCGATCTCACCTGTAATGACCACATCTCTGTGTTTGAGTTCGACATCTTCACCAGACTCTTTCAG CCCTGGAAGTCACTTTTAAGGAACTGGAACCAATTAGCAGTGACTCATCCAGGCTACATGGCTTTCCTCACCTACGACCAGGTTGTAGCTCGTCTGGAGCACTACCTGCACAGGCCCGGAAG ctATATCTTCAGACTAAGCTGCACAAGAATGGGCCAGTGGGCTattggtcatgtgaccactgaGGGCAGCATTGTCCAGACCATCCCAGAGAACACACCTCTCTACCTGGCTCTCATCGAAGGCTTCAATGAGAGCTG ctACCTGTATCCTGATGGCCGTGATGTGAACCCCGACCTGACCGCCTTGTGTGAACCTTGCCAGAGGAGCAAAGTCATAGTCACAGAA GAGCAGTACGAGCTTTACTGCGACATCGGCAGCACCTTCCAGTTGTGTAAGATCTGTGCAGAGAAGGATAAGGACACTCGTATTCAGCCCTGTGGGCATCTCCTGTGCCAACCCTGCCTCACAGGCTGGCAG AAGTCAGTGGGCAACACGTGTCCATACTGTCGCTGCGTCATCAGAGGGACAGAGTCCATTCTCGTCGAGCCCTACTTGGGAGGCAGGGGTCAtgtccaggaggaggaggaggaggaagaggaggaggaccatGAGGATATTGAACTTGTGGTAAAAGAAATGGCTGCCTTGAGGAAG CAACAGTTCTCAAGTTTGGATTACCAGGTGCCCAGCTCCCTCCTCTGGGCTCCACCTCTGCCCCCTAAAAACAGCAAGACCCCCCTCCACTCCTCCCATCCCACCAACCAGCCCCATACACCAGAAGCCAACATGCTGACCAAACACCCCCACTCCGGTCCA GCTCACGGTGTCAGTGAGGCGCGGAGGAGACGCAAACAACAAGCAAACAG GACTCAGAGGGAGGAGCCAAACAGCAGTGAGGACGATGACTCTGGCGGCCTGAGGTTGCCTATGCCACACCCACTCTCCCACAG CGTTGAGCTACTTACAGAAGGGAAGATGTCTTCTTCATCCCAACTTGTCCACA gtgatGCCGCATGGCTCGGCCCCTCCCATCCAGtcaaagagagacaaagacgtaaagggagggaggagaggagaatcaGTCCCAGAAAGGATAAATTAAGTCTGGGTGAGGTGACGAGAACAATGTCATCCTGA
- the LOC128450070 gene encoding trypsin — protein sequence MRLLALLLMVGAAVAVPREDGRIIGGHECAAHSRPFMASLNYGYHFCGGVLINNQWVLSVAHCWYNPYAMQVMLGEHDLRKFEGTEQLMKTDTIIWHPNYDYQTLDFDIMLIKLYHPVEVTNAVAPIPLPTSCPVAGTPCSVSGWGNTARDGEEVYLPTLLQCMDVPIVDEEQCMKSYPDMISPRMVCAGFMDGSRDACNGDSGSPLVCRGEVYGLVSWGQGCAQPNYPGVYVKLCEFLGWIERTLEAYP from the exons ATGAGActgctggctctgctgctgATGGTCGGGGCTGCTG tggCAGTTCCCCGTGAGGATGGACGCATCATTGGCGGACACGAGTGTGCTGCTCACTCCCGTCCTTTCATGGCCTCCCTCAACTATGGCTACCACTTCTGCGGCGGGGTGCTCATCAACAACCAGTGGGTGCTGTCTGTTGCCCACTGTTGGTACAA TCCCTACGCCATGCAGGTCATGCTGGGAGAACATGACCTGCGAAAGTTTGAGGGCACGGAGCAGCTCATGAAGACCGACACCATCATCTGGCATCCTAA TTATGACTACCAGACTCTGGATTTTGACATCATGCTGATCAAGCTCTACCATCCTGTGGAGGTGACCAACGCAGTCGCACCCATCCCACTGCCCACAAGCTGTCCAGTGGCGGGGACCCCCTGCTCTGTGTCTGGCTGGGGGAACACTGCCCGGGATGGAGAAG AGGTGTACCTGCCAACACTGCTGCAGTGCATGGACGTGCCCATAGTTGATGAGGAGCAATGTATGAAGTCCTATCCTGATATGATCTCACCCAGGATGGTGTGTGCCGGGTTCATGGATGGAAGCAGAGATGCGTGCAAC GGGGACTCCGGCAGCCCTCTGGTGTGCCGTGGAGAAGTCTACGGCCTGGTGTCATGGGGTCAGGGATGTGCCCAACCTAACTACCCCGGCGTCTACGTCAAGCTGTGCGAGTTCCTGGGCTGGATTGAAAGAACCCTGGAGGCCTACCCCTGA
- the cblc gene encoding E3 ubiquitin-protein ligase CBL-C isoform X1, producing the protein MKQTTDRNHYISDMTAAAGSSSQLPTSEDRQLVDKALKKLDKLNELCTNPRLGLRKSPPYLPDLVSETTALLTQVWEPYKGSKATGGQTPRGDEAIYLRVHVRNLLDKTDRAVLLFKEGREKIFEETSSHRRDLTKLSLLFSHMLWEMRAMFPDGSFQGDTYKLTKPEAESFWWHSCGNKCVVPWNIFKEQLRSVHMFEEGMESMALKSTIDLTCNDHISVFEFDIFTRLFQPWKSLLRNWNQLAVTHPGYMAFLTYDQVVARLEHYLHRPGSYIFRLSCTRMGQWAIGHVTTEGSIVQTIPENTPLYLALIEGFNESCYLYPDGRDVNPDLTALCEPCQRSKVIVTEEQYELYCDIGSTFQLCKICAEKDKDTRIQPCGHLLCQPCLTGWQQKSVGNTCPYCRCVIRGTESILVEPYLGGRGHVQEEEEEEEEEDHEDIELVVKEMAALRKQQFSSLDYQVPSSLLWAPPLPPKNSKTPLHSSHPTNQPHTPEANMLTKHPHSGPAHGVSEARRRRKQQANRTQREEPNSSEDDDSGGLRLPMPHPLSHSVELLTEGKMSSSSQLVHSDAAWLGPSHPVKERQRRKGREERRISPRKDKLSLGEVTRTMSS; encoded by the exons ATGAAGCAGACAACTGACAGAAATCATT ACATCAGCGACATGACGGCAGCAGCAGGTTCAAGCTCCCAGCTCCCAACAAGCGAGGACCGACAGCTGGTGGACAAGGCCCTCAAGAAACTGGACAAGCTCAACGAGCTGTGCACGAACCCCCGCCTGGGCCTGAGGAAAAGTCCGCCGTACCTGCCCGACCTGGTATCTGAGACGACAGCGCTGCTCACGCAGGTTTGGGAGCCCTACAAAGGCTCCAAGGCCACAGGCGGACAGACGCCCCGGGGAGACGAGGCCATCTACCTGAGGGTCCATGTCAGAAACCTGCTGGATAAGACAGACAGGGCCGTGCTGCTGTTCAAAGAAGGACGGGAAAAGATATTTGAGGAGACATCGAGTCACAG GAGAGACTTGACCAAACTGTCTCTGCTGTTCAGTCACATGCTGTGGGAGATGAGGGCCATGTTTCCAGATGGATCTTTTCAGGGTGACACCTACAAGTTAACCAAGCCAGAGGCCGAGAGCTTTTGGTGGCACTCGTGTGGCAACAA GTGTGTGGTTCCGTGGAACATCTTTAAAGAGCAGCTGCGGAGTGTGCATATGTTTGAGGAAGGGATGGAGTCCATGGCGCTCAAATCAACCATCGATCTCACCTGTAATGACCACATCTCTGTGTTTGAGTTCGACATCTTCACCAGACTCTTTCAG CCCTGGAAGTCACTTTTAAGGAACTGGAACCAATTAGCAGTGACTCATCCAGGCTACATGGCTTTCCTCACCTACGACCAGGTTGTAGCTCGTCTGGAGCACTACCTGCACAGGCCCGGAAG ctATATCTTCAGACTAAGCTGCACAAGAATGGGCCAGTGGGCTattggtcatgtgaccactgaGGGCAGCATTGTCCAGACCATCCCAGAGAACACACCTCTCTACCTGGCTCTCATCGAAGGCTTCAATGAGAGCTG ctACCTGTATCCTGATGGCCGTGATGTGAACCCCGACCTGACCGCCTTGTGTGAACCTTGCCAGAGGAGCAAAGTCATAGTCACAGAA GAGCAGTACGAGCTTTACTGCGACATCGGCAGCACCTTCCAGTTGTGTAAGATCTGTGCAGAGAAGGATAAGGACACTCGTATTCAGCCCTGTGGGCATCTCCTGTGCCAACCCTGCCTCACAGGCTGGCAG CAGAAGTCAGTGGGCAACACGTGTCCATACTGTCGCTGCGTCATCAGAGGGACAGAGTCCATTCTCGTCGAGCCCTACTTGGGAGGCAGGGGTCAtgtccaggaggaggaggaggaggaagaggaggaggaccatGAGGATATTGAACTTGTGGTAAAAGAAATGGCTGCCTTGAGGAAG CAACAGTTCTCAAGTTTGGATTACCAGGTGCCCAGCTCCCTCCTCTGGGCTCCACCTCTGCCCCCTAAAAACAGCAAGACCCCCCTCCACTCCTCCCATCCCACCAACCAGCCCCATACACCAGAAGCCAACATGCTGACCAAACACCCCCACTCCGGTCCA GCTCACGGTGTCAGTGAGGCGCGGAGGAGACGCAAACAACAAGCAAACAG GACTCAGAGGGAGGAGCCAAACAGCAGTGAGGACGATGACTCTGGCGGCCTGAGGTTGCCTATGCCACACCCACTCTCCCACAG CGTTGAGCTACTTACAGAAGGGAAGATGTCTTCTTCATCCCAACTTGTCCACA gtgatGCCGCATGGCTCGGCCCCTCCCATCCAGtcaaagagagacaaagacgtaaagggagggaggagaggagaatcaGTCCCAGAAAGGATAAATTAAGTCTGGGTGAGGTGACGAGAACAATGTCATCCTGA
- the LOC128449337 gene encoding trypsin-1, with translation MRSLVFVLLIGAAFALEDDKIVGGYECTPHSQAHQVSLNSGYHFCGGSLVNENWVVSAAHCYKSRVEVRMGEHNLRVNEGTEQFISSARVIRHPNYSSYNINNDIMLIKLSKPATLNQNVKAVALPTSCAPAGTMCTVSGWGDTMSSTDSNRLQCLDLPILSFRDCDNSYPGMITDAMFCAGYLEGGKDSCQGDSGGPVVCNGELQGVVSWGYGCAERGNPGVYAKVCLFNDWLTSTMSSY, from the exons ATGAGGTCTCTTGTCTTCGTTCTGCTCATCGGAGCTGCTT TTGCCTTGGAGGACGACAAGATCGTCGGAGGGTATGAGTGCACGCCTCATTCCCAGGCCCATCAGGTGTCTCTGAACTCTGGCTACCACTTCTGTGGAGGCTCCCTGGTCAACGAGAACTGGGTTGTGTCTGCTGCTCACTGCTACAAGTC CCGCGTGGAGGTGCGTATGGGCGAGCACAACCTCAGGGTCAATGAGGGAACCGAGCAGTTCATCAGCTCCGCCCGTGTCATCCGTCACcccaactacagctcctacaaCATAAACAACGACATCATGCTCATCAAGCTGAGCAAGCCCGCCACCCTCAACCAGAATGTGAAGGCTGTGGCTCTGCCCACCAGCTGTGCCCCCGCTGGCACCATGTGCACCGTCTCTGGATGGGGAGACACCATGAGCTCCA CCGACAGTAACAGGCTGCAGTGCCTGGATCTCCCCATCCTGTCTTTCAGGGACTGTGATAACTCCTACCCTGGCATGATCACCGATGCCATGTTCTGCGCTGGATAcctggagggaggaaaggactCTTGCCAG GGTGACTCCGGTGGCCCCGTCGTGTGCAACGGTGAGCTGCAGGGTGTTGTGTCCTGGGGCTACGGATGTGCTGAGAGGGGTAATCCTGGTGTCTACGCCAAG GTCTGCCTCTTCAACGACTGGCTGACGAGCACCATGAGCAGCTATTAA